A stretch of the Uranotaenia lowii strain MFRU-FL chromosome 3, ASM2978415v1, whole genome shotgun sequence genome encodes the following:
- the LOC129751126 gene encoding uncharacterized protein LOC129751126, with protein MERRAWFDQCYNLTTASWNTCCNGGKAICTMETEHDQRLIEHLEILLVLVRSTIEQDTKPKPAETEPPVKSYPLRSVTPRLRKTTGVRGGVQGLVCSAKQF; from the exons ATGGAACGGCGAGCTTGGTTCGACCAATG TTACAATCTGACCACGGCAAGCTGGAATACATGCTGCAACGGTGGCAAGGCTATTTGCACTATGGAAACGGAGCATGATCAGCGATTGATCGAGCATCTGGAAATACTGCTGGTGCTGGTTCGAAGTACAATTGAACAGGATACCAAACCAAAACCTGCGGAAACTGAGCCACCAGTTAAAAGCTATCCCTTGAGAAGTGTCACCCCCCGATTACGAAAAACGACTGGAGTACGAGGTGGGGTTCAAGGATTAGTCTGTTCTGCCAAACAGTTTTAA